Proteins found in one Campylobacter concisus genomic segment:
- a CDS encoding barstar family protein, protein MKIVILDAKKMLEKEKMHEYFANKFDLPEYYGKNLDALFDCLCEINEPTLIKLKNESALDSATNVSLIRLFCDVCNENELVKFELVKDEK, encoded by the coding sequence ATGAAAATCGTGATCTTGGATGCTAAAAAGATGCTCGAAAAAGAGAAGATGCATGAGTATTTTGCTAATAAATTTGACTTACCAGAGTACTACGGCAAAAATTTAGACGCGCTCTTTGACTGTCTTTGCGAGATAAATGAGCCAACGCTTATAAAGCTAAAAAATGAAAGTGCTTTGGATAGTGCCACAAACGTGAGCTTGATTCGGCTATTTTGCGATGTTTGCAACGAAAATGAGCTAGTTAAATTTGAGCTTGTAAAAGATGAAAAATGA
- a CDS encoding MqnA/MqnD/SBP family protein: MIFGKIDYLNLLPFHVFLKSAPLSSQIKKAIEFKKGVPSKLNRALNARKIDAAVISSIASKKANLKKLNFGIVAKKDVKSVLVRKNSASKPDPASASSNALAKVLKLNGEVIIGDRALKAYLREGKECFYDLGKIWYEKTNLPFVFGRFSYVKNGSFYKKLVAKFLQKNVKIPNYILAQYAKSRDISEQDIKWYLKFISYKIGPKEQKSLRKFFKENRLLKAAKKN, from the coding sequence ATGATATTTGGAAAGATTGATTATCTAAATTTACTCCCATTTCACGTATTTTTAAAATCAGCTCCACTAAGTTCTCAGATAAAAAAGGCGATCGAGTTTAAAAAGGGTGTGCCAAGCAAGTTAAATAGGGCGCTAAATGCCAGAAAAATCGATGCTGCGGTGATCTCAAGCATAGCTAGCAAAAAGGCAAATTTAAAGAAGCTAAATTTTGGAATAGTCGCCAAAAAAGATGTAAAAAGCGTGCTTGTGCGCAAGAACTCAGCCTCAAAGCCAGATCCTGCCTCAGCCAGCTCAAACGCCCTAGCCAAGGTGCTTAAGCTAAATGGCGAGGTGATCATAGGCGACAGGGCGCTAAAGGCATACTTAAGAGAGGGTAAAGAGTGCTTTTACGACCTTGGTAAAATTTGGTACGAAAAGACAAATTTGCCATTTGTTTTTGGTAGATTTTCTTACGTAAAAAATGGCTCGTTTTACAAAAAACTGGTCGCAAAATTTCTACAAAAAAATGTAAAGATCCCAAACTATATCTTAGCCCAGTATGCCAAAAGCCGCGACATAAGCGAGCAAGATATCAAGTGGTATCTTAAATTTATAAGCTACAAAATAGGTCCAAAAGAGCAAAAATCACTTCGAAAATTTTTTAAAGAAAATAGATTATTAAAAGCAGCAAAAAAGAATTAA
- a CDS encoding DUF6803 family protein has product MFYLIGVIPLLGIALLELNLIYKSANERAKLKLHFCLLIFFLIVGHVAMIFSMIDPTTTGYKANEGAMNMQMNIPMNMPADMPMHDHQKIMMQNMSYDNSTNMHMRH; this is encoded by the coding sequence TTATCTTATCGGCGTCATCCCGCTTCTTGGCATCGCACTTTTAGAGCTAAATTTGATCTATAAAAGCGCAAACGAAAGAGCAAAACTAAAGCTTCACTTTTGCCTGCTCATCTTCTTTTTGATTGTCGGACACGTCGCTATGATATTTAGCATGATTGATCCTACCACAACAGGCTACAAGGCTAATGAGGGCGCGATGAATATGCAGATGAATATACCAATGAACATGCCAGCAGATATGCCGATGCATGATCACCAAAAGATAATGATGCAAAATATGAGCTATGATAACTCAACTAATATGCATATGCGCCACTAA